A window of Pyrobaculum aerophilum str. IM2 contains these coding sequences:
- a CDS encoding thioredoxin family protein — translation MEEVVFLDPKVKSFLSNINFEKVDIRVVQSIEGYIERIVVAQGVALTYINGTFKASGNLQMRILEVNNYGRIPIIGTPTIVVLEVVSGKRYIKGYLLGALPPDKFLLFLNASLTRTEIGKEAEDFLPIVLLFVVVLGVASAISPCVVLPLAVATSRRRLAYFSIGGFSGYVAWSAALTLFGSPIVLDRYLSTVLIILLGVMYLIGARGPYWRVQTFFHRVAKGSDFLAGLFMPFISLPCFIPLFGIAGVLSMALFASPMERFLTFFLFGATHTLVVSLISAILKLHKYHVYITPILIVMALLLLFI, via the coding sequence ATGGAGGAGGTTGTATTTCTCGATCCCAAAGTAAAGTCCTTTCTTTCAAATATAAATTTCGAAAAGGTAGATATACGTGTAGTACAATCTATAGAGGGTTATATAGAGAGAATCGTAGTAGCACAGGGAGTAGCCTTGACATATATAAACGGCACATTTAAGGCATCAGGTAATTTACAAATGCGAATACTAGAAGTTAATAATTACGGCCGTATCCCTATTATCGGCACGCCTACTATTGTCGTTTTAGAGGTGGTGTCGGGGAAAAGATACATTAAGGGTTATCTCCTTGGCGCTTTGCCGCCCGATAAATTTCTTCTGTTTTTAAACGCTTCATTAACAAGAACAGAAATTGGCAAAGAGGCGGAAGATTTTCTACCTATAGTCCTCCTATTTGTCGTTGTGCTGGGCGTAGCGTCTGCCATATCGCCGTGCGTTGTGCTACCCCTTGCAGTGGCTACTTCAAGGAGAAGGCTGGCTTATTTTTCCATTGGAGGTTTTTCGGGTTATGTCGCTTGGTCAGCTGCGTTGACTCTGTTCGGGTCGCCTATTGTTCTAGACAGATATCTCTCCACAGTTCTAATAATCCTACTAGGGGTTATGTACTTAATAGGCGCCCGAGGGCCTTATTGGAGAGTACAAACTTTTTTCCACAGAGTTGCGAAGGGATCTGACTTTCTCGCCGGCTTGTTTATGCCGTTTATATCGCTTCCTTGTTTTATCCCCCTTTTCGGTATCGCCGGCGTTTTATCAATGGCGTTATTCGCCTCCCCTATGGAGAGGTTTTTGACTTTTTTCCTATTTGGCGCTACGCATACACTAGTAGTCTCTTTAATAAGCGCCATATTGAAATTACACAAATACCATGTATACATAACCCCGATTTTAATCGTCATGGCTTTACTTTTACTATTTATCTAA
- a CDS encoding type II toxin-antitoxin system VapC family toxin: MPVEYLVDASALYALAAHYDKWIKHREKLAILHLTIYEAGNALWKEARLGRVDWAAASRHLKKVLSSFKVLEDPPLDEVLRVAVERGLTFYDASYAYVAESSGLVLVTQDRELLAKTKGAIDVETLLVRLAAQ; the protein is encoded by the coding sequence ATGCCCGTTGAGTACCTAGTGGACGCCTCCGCGCTATACGCCCTCGCGGCCCATTACGACAAGTGGATCAAACATAGGGAGAAACTGGCCATTCTGCACTTGACCATATACGAGGCAGGCAACGCGTTGTGGAAAGAGGCGAGGCTCGGGAGAGTGGACTGGGCCGCCGCGTCTCGGCATTTGAAAAAGGTGTTGTCCAGCTTCAAGGTGTTGGAGGACCCGCCCCTAGACGAGGTCTTGAGGGTGGCCGTGGAGCGGGGCTTGACCTTCTACGACGCCAGCTACGCCTACGTGGCGGAGTCCTCCGGACTAGTCTTGGTGACGCAAGACCGCGAGCTACTGGCCAAGACGAAAGGCGCTATAGACGTCGAAACTTTACTGGTAAGGCTGGCGGCACAATAA
- a CDS encoding type II toxin-antitoxin system CcdA family antitoxin, which yields MSVIISVRVRRELKEKAKRLGIDIRRVVERALEEEIKRREEEELAKSLEELRRALSGISEREWVEAVREARNAR from the coding sequence GTGTCAGTCATCATCAGCGTAAGAGTGAGGAGGGAGTTGAAGGAGAAGGCCAAACGGCTGGGTATAGATATCAGGAGGGTGGTCGAGAGGGCGCTGGAGGAAGAGATCAAAAGGCGCGAGGAAGAGGAGCTCGCGAAATCGCTGGAGGAGCTGAGGAGGGCGCTGTCGGGCATCTCGGAGAGGGAGTGGGTGGAAGCGGTGAGGGAGGCGCGAAATGCCCGTTGA